The DNA region ATCTATACGGATTATCGTAGATTTAGTGCCCCTTAAAGAATAACTCCTCCGCATAGAGACTAAAATATTGCGATTACATAAACCAATCCGCCTAATTCCAATTCTTGCTCTGGCGGCTTGCCTGCGTTGCCGCCTGCCTCCTGCGGCTCTTCGGATGACGAGATGAATGTGGAAGCTGCTGTCCGGGACACAGCCAGGGGCTGGAACAGCAAGGATACAGCGGCCCTCTTAACTCACTAGACGGATGAAGAGCTTCTTGCTGAACTCGGAGACCAGGCGCAGGCTCAAAACGCCCAAAGAGGTGCTACGAGAGCATAAACTGTAAACATAAAAAATGGCTTCCGAAGCCAGTTAGCACTCAGAACCTACAGTGCAATATTCAAGGTACCAAAACCTGTAAAGAGAAAAGGTTGTAGTCCGAGACACCACCGCAATCTAATGGTCCTAGCTGAAGAATGGCAACTACGAATTACTAATGGTCAGGTTAGGTCTCGCGCCGAACTAGCCAGAGAATTGGGTTTCTCCAGGGCTCGGGTTACTCAGGCGCTTAGGATTCTTAGCCTCTCTCCCCGAGTTAAAGAGATTGTCCGGTCACTGGGTGATCCGATGGATAGGAAATATGTGAGCGAGCGTATGCTTCTTTCAATCTGCAAATTGCCAGCAGAGGAGCAAGAGCGCAAGATTCTAGAGATTATTAACTGGCCGGTTCAAAAGACGCATCCAGGTGGTGGCTGAGGGCCAAAACCTGACTGAGCCATCTCAAGGAGCCCTCATAGTTTTACCATCGGTTCGAGGCATTGCTGTCCCCGCCGTCACGGCCCTTGAAGAAGCTGTGTCCACAGGGAGCTATGGAGATCAGGTTCTCGCGAGTATGGAGGTTGTGGCGGAGAATATTCGGGACTTACAACATCTGCTTGAGGATGGCACTCTATCAGAGAGAAAAGCCTTCATCAGGAAATTTGTCCAGGAAATCATAGTTAGACCCGGACAAATAGAGATCAAGTACATTTTGCCGCTGTTAACTAGTGGTGGCTTTAATGAGCCCTATCCAGTTCTTGACATTGGTAAAGATGGCTCCCGAGGTAGGACTCGAACCTACGACCAAGCGGTTAACAGCCGCCCGCTCTACCGCTGAGCTACTCGGGAACAAAGAAAGCGCCCCATCAGGGCAACGTAATTCTAACATTGGGAGTCCCCGTACTCAAGGATGTCCGACTTGAGGGGGAGGCCTCCTACGGGGCGAATCCTGATGACATCTAAAAATCCTAGCTACGGGGAACATAAAAAATCTTGGAGGCGCGTTGTGAACAAGAACCAGACCAAAGGAAAGACTAGAGAGATGAAAGGCAAATTCAAGGAAGGCATGGGCCGCGTCAAGGGCGACGACGCTGATAAGACTGAAGGCAAAGTCGACCAGTTCGCCGGCAAGGCGCAGAAGAAAGTTGGCGACGTCCAGAAGAACGTAGACGACGCCAAGAAAAAATTCCGCAAGTAGCTCTTTAAGGCTTGCCTATAACAGCGCCCCGCTTCGATGCGTTAACCCGCCCTCTTCATCTGCCGGCGACGCCGCCTTCAGCGTCGCCACCATTATTCCCCCCGCCAAAAAGCACGCCCCGCACACCGCCAGCAGCGCGTTGTACCCCAGATCGTCCTGCCATCGATTCAGCCCATCGATGGCCGCGCCGCCTCCCTTCGACGCCGCCAGCCCCGCCAGCAGCGCCAGGTTTGCGATGCCTAACTGGTGCGCTGCCTTGGCCCTCGACACCATGTCTGTTATCATCGCCCGCCCCGCCGACATAAAGATACCCACCGCCGCTCCCATCAGCACGCCTATGGCCATGATCTGCGGCAGGTTTGTCGCCGCCAGGAACAGAAAGCTCCCCGCCGACCCCATGGCCGCCGACGCCATCAGCAGCGGCCTCCGGCCCACCCTGTCCGCCAGAAATCCCGCCGGCCAGAGCGTCAGCGCCACCGTCCCGCCCACCACCGCCGCCAGCACCCCCAGCGCCGACGCCGGATTCTCCAGCCCCACCACGTCCCTAAGAAAAAATAGCGTGTAGGTCTGCAAGACACCTCCCGCCAGCGCGAACAAAAACCCCGCCGCCAGCAGCCGCCCTAGTTGCGGGTGCGCCCCCTCGACTTTCTGTATCTCCCCCGTCTCCACCTCTCCCGTTCCCACCTCCTTCTCCCTCAGCGTCGCCCAGGTCCACGCCGCCACCGCGAGCAGTAACCCCACGGGCAGCGCCAGCGACGCCCACAGCCACACGTCCCGCTCCCCCTCCGAGTGACCGTCCATCAGCACGCCCGCAGCCACTACCAGCAGCACCGCTCCCACGGCCCCTGCCATCGCTCTCACCGATGACACCCTCCCCCGTTGCTCCGCCGGCGATTGGTCCTTAATCAGGGCGTCGTAAGGGTTCTGCGCCGCGTTCAGCCCCGCCTGCACCAACACCACCCCAATTACCAGCACAGCAAACGATGTCGCCAGCCCCACCAGCGGCGCCGCTACGACCGCCACGCCCACCCCCGCGATGATGTATGGCCGACGCCGTCCCCCCGGCAGCAACCCTCGGTCGCTCAAATATCCAATGGCCGGCTGCACCGCCATAGCCACCGCCATTCCCGCGAAAGTCAGAATCCCCAGATATGTGTTCTTCAGCGATTCCGGCGCCAGGTCCAGCACTCGAAATGGCAGAATTACCTGCCCCAGGCTCGTAGAGAGCGCCGCCAGCCCAAAGGCCAACAAACTGGTGTTTAGGTAAAAGCGCAAACCTGCTTCTCTGCGGTTCGTCGCTTCCCTAATCAATGCGGCTGTGGCCTTTGGATTCCCTTCCGGCAGCTGTGGATGGTCTAGGCCTGCTTAAATCCATAGACTCGTGCTGAATTTCCGCCCTCAATCAACCGCCTTTCCCCCTCCGGTACCCCTTCTAAAATCTGGTCCAATATCTCTCTAGACCTGGGGAAGGTGGACTCCGCGTGGGGGTAGTCGGACCCCCACAACATTTGCGTTACTCCAATATGGTGCCTCAGCTCAATACCCAGGACGTCCTCCTGGAAGCCGTGATATACCTGGCGCTTCATAAAATCGCTGGGTACTGCCCCGTCCTTAAAGCGATAGGTTGCTACGTCAGGCCGGTCCCTGTAATACACGTCCATGCGGGATGTAAAGAAAGGTATCCAGCCTAGTTCATGTTCCACGCTAACTATCTTGAGCTTTGGATGCCGCTCCAGCACGCCGGAGTAGACAATGTCTCCAAGGCTTTGACGTACAAAATAATCGTTATTGCATCTGTCCGTGGCATTCAGCGCTTGCCTCCCCTCCTTCAAAATCTGCGGCCCGCCAAATCGGTTGGTAGTTACGTGGAGACTCAAAGGCGCGTTCAGCTCTTCCGCGGCCGCCCAGAAAGGCTCGTACTTCGGCAAGTAATAACGCTCGCCTGTCCTGGGAAAGGAGCTGATCATAACGCCGGCCAAACCCTTCCTAGTGACCCCTTCCATATCCTCAACGGCCGACCCTATATCGTCATCCAGCACCACCGCTCCCACCCCCTTAATTCGTTCTGGGTAATGGGCGCAAAAGTTCGCCAGCCAGTCGTTGTACGCGCTGAATATGGCCCTCACCAGCCTGGTATCCTCTAAGCCGAAAAACGCCAGCCCCGCCGAAGGATATACCACCCCTCCGTACACCCCATCTACATCCATATCCTTCACATGTTCGGAGGGTATAAACGCGCCAGGACGAATGTCTTTGTATATCCCTGCCTGGATAATATCCTCTGGTCGCTCAAACCGCTTTCCCGCCGCGGCCACCGCCCCTGTTGCCGCTGCTCTCCGGTCTCCCACAAACCACCAGTCATACTTTCCGCCGTCGTTTCCCAGATGCGGCGTCAGGTTGCCCCACTTTCTTTTGTCCATGCGGTCTTCCCACAGATTTGGCGGCTCAACTACGTGCGAGTCTGACGAGATAATTCTATTCTTTGTCATAATTAATCTTTGCCATCGCTATGGGAATGTATTCAGCCGTAAAATATCATTGCAATATATGGCTGTCAAACCATTTATACGTGTAATCAAGGCTGTCCCCTTTGTTCAAAAAGCCGTAGGCGTGTTTACGTTTCTCCGCAAAAAGGTTTCCTCATGGACCCCAGCCCGTCTCCTCTACATCGCCCTGCGAGACTTCACCCGCTCCAACGGCGTCGGCCTCGCCGCTGGCATCGCCTTCTACTCCCTCCTCTCCCTCTTCCCCCTCAGCCTCGCCGCCATCGCCATCGCCGGCTACTTCTATACCGGCCAGGACGAGCAGGCCCAGGTGGTCGAACTCATCCAGAAGCTCATCCCCGTCTCCACCGACTACCTCGCCGACACTATTGACGGCGTGGTCAGCAATCGAGGGCAGGTCAGCATCATAGGCGCCCTTGGTCTGCTATGGGCCGGACTGGCCGTCTTCTCCGGCCTCAGGAAGGGAATAAACCACGCCTGGGGCATCGGCAAGCCCCCCAACCTCCTCATGGAGCGCCTCATCGACCTCACCCTCCTTTCCATGGTCGGCGTCGCCGCCAGCAAGAAAATCGTTAGCTTGCCGTGCCGCACCATCCACCTCGTCATAAATCGTGCCCTGAACACCTTCCGCACTACCCCGGCGTCTGAGCTCAGATGCACCGCCACAAACCCCGGCATCTCCCCCACCGCCGACCCAACCCCCATGCACAGCCCTACAAGCCACGGATTTAGTGTTGCCCCTCCCACCAGTACTCCGGCCAGGCTGGGGCCTGGGATAATAAAGCTAAGGCCGCTCACCATAGCCACCAGCATTAGTCCTGGGTAGGACAGCGCTCCCGACGACCCTATCCATGGTGCCATCGCCCACGCCGCCCCCAAAGACCCCACCAGAAAAAACGCCGACACAATAAGCCTGGTTCTGCTGGAAGTGCGCTCATGAGTCTTGACTAAGACGGGGTTAGCCATGGCCCGCCCATTGTTACACGACACACCCCATTTTTGACTCTGAATTCGCCTGCACTTAAGGGCAATATTTCCACTCCCAAAGTCCCCAGACGGTTCTATTTGCTTGCGGGTGTTACCAATCAGATAGGGTGCTCTGGCTCTCCACACCGCTCTGGCCTCTCCCCCCTTGAGGTCGAGCACCTTGATGCTATCTAATCGCGAGATCCCGATAGGATCGGGAGGGAGAGTTAGAGAGGGGGGTCGGTCTTGGTAGGGTGGGACTCACCGCTCACCACTTCTAACCAAATAGCACCCTCCAAAGTGAGGCGTAAAGACTTTTCTTGGCGCTTGCTCCTTGGGATGAGGTCGACTGGAGCGGTCTCTAGCGTAGCCGAAGGGTCTATCCCCTGCTAAAATGGCCGTACCTTTCCACCCCTCCTCCTAAGGAAGCCCCCATGGACAAAGCCGTCCAGCAGGCCCTCAAAAACGACCGCACAATTGACATAACCACCAGAGGCCGCAAGTCCGGCAAGCGCCGCAAGACCGAAATCTGGTTCTACAACATCGGCGGGCGGCTCTTCATCTGCGGCCCCGGCGGCAAGCGCGACTGGTACGCCAATATGCTCGCCCATCCAGCCATCACCTTCCACCTCAAAGAGTCCGCCACCGCCGACCTCCCCGCCACCGCCGTCCCCATCACCGACCCCAAGGAGCGCCGTCAAATCTTCGACGCCATCCTCAAAATCCTGGACCAGCCTGAAGACCTTGACGACTGGACCCGCTCCGGCCCCCTGGTAGAAATCAAACTCAAAAATCTTTAAACGCCTGTTGCAAAAGAGGTTTGATTTGCTTATAAGGGATGACAGCCACCGAGGACATTCCTTCTCCCCTTGTGGGAGAAGGTGCAGGTCCAAGACTCGCCGTGGAGAGATGAGGGGTAAACCCTGGAACTGCAAGACATGTATTAGTACCGCCGCGCATGCTGCGCATATTCCCATAAATGTATCTGTAACATTCGCACCAGCTACCTTAAACCCATCCATAGGAGTTCACCATGCCTAACACCTCTCACGTCGACACCATCGTCCGCGGCGGACAGGTCGTCACCGCCACCGAAGTCTTCGACGCCGCCATCGCCATCTCCGGCGAGAAAATCGCCGCCATCGGCCCCGAACACCTCCTCCCCAAAGCCGACAAGTACATCGACGCTACCGGCAAATATGTCCTCCCAGGTCTCATCGACTGCCACGTCCACCTGGACCGCTGCGACAGCTACCAGCTCGGCTCCATCGCCGCCGCCCATTCCGGCCTCACCACCATCATCCCATTCGGCACCTACAATATCGACAAGCAGGAGACCATCCCCCAGGCCGCCCATCGCCTCCGCGAGGAGATCAATGCCACCTCCGTAGTGGACGTCGGCTTCCACTTCATCGTCGCCCACACTCCCTACGCCCTCAAAGGCATCCCAGAGGCCATGAAGATGGGTATCACCTCCTACAAAATGTTCATGACCTATAAGAAGAACGCCCATCGCATGTGTCCCGACGACTATCTGTGCGAAGCGATGGAGCTGGTCTCCAAGGGCGGCGGCCTGGTTCAGCTCCATTGCGAAAGCGGCAACATCATCGACTTCCTGGAAAACAAGCTCCTCGGCGGTGGCTGCGTCCACCCCACCTGTTTCCCCCAGGCCTGCCCTGACTGGGCCGAGGAGGAGGCCATCAACCGCGCCGTCAAAATGGCCGCCGTCACCAACTGCCCTATCTACGTCGTCCACCTCAGCAGCAGCGTAGGCCTGGAACGCATCAAGCAGGCCCAGGCTGCCGGCCAGCGAGTCTGGACGGAGACCTGCCCCCAGTACCTCCTACTCTCCGACGAGCAGATGGCCAAGGTCGGTCCCCTCGCCAAAATCGGTCCGCCCCTGCGGCCCAAGGACGGCCCCGACCAGCCCGCCCTCTGGAAAGGCCTGGAGATGGGCTACATCTCCGCCATCGGCAGCGACCACGCCCCCAACTTCCCCGAGGTCAAAAAGCCCGGCTGGGACAACATCTGGACTGGCCCCGACGGCATCCCCATCCCCTTCGGCGCTCCCGGCGTCGAGACCGTCGCCCCCCTGGCCTTCAGCGAAGGCGTCTCCAAGCGCAACCTTCCACCTACCTGGCTGGCCCGCGTCATGTCGGAAAACCCCGCCCGAATTTTCGGCCTCTACCCCAAAAAGGGCGCCATCCGCGTGGGCTCTGACGCCGACCTCACCATCATCGACCCCAAGGACAACTTCACCGTCCGCGCCACCGAGCACCACGGCAACTCCAAATACACGCTCTTCGAAGGCTGGCCCGTCCAGGGCAAAGCTTGGATGACCCTCCTCCGAGGCAAAGTCTTGCTCAACCAGGGCAAACTAGAGCAAAAACCCGGCTACGGCAAATTCGTCCCCGCCGGCGGCCCCATGCCTCCCCTCGGCGGCCCCGCCCGGTAGGACTACCTGGCCCACTCACCGGTAATGGTTAGAGGTCTGGGGTGTCCATCTGGTTCTTCCCCTTTCCTCGCGAGGAAAGGGGAAGTTATGGGGATTGGTGCGATTATTCCCTTCCCCTTCCAGCAATGCATGATGCACATTAAGGGAGGCCTTAGGCTTTCTTTTTATTAGGGGCTTGTTAATGGAAAGCTAGGAGCCTTTTGCACGCCTGGGGTTGTGGGGCTAGTCTGGTTCTCCCCCTTCGGCACCTTTGCCCGAAAACTTAGTTAGCGCTTTTTGGGAAAGTCGAGCGGAGCAAAGCCCCTCGCCAGGAAGTGGGGGGTCTCCCCTCTGGTTCCCCTTCTTCTCCTATTGATAAGGAGAAGAAGGGGCTAGGGGATGATGAGGTGCTCTCCTTTTTAATCTCCCCCTTCCAGCAGGAAGGGGCCAGGGGATGGTATCTCGCTATGACTTGTCCACGCTGTCAGGATACTAGAGTTCAACCAGAGCCGTAGTTATATCTACGGTGTCCTATAACAGCTCACATCCGCCGCCGTCGCCTGCGCCCTGTCGTCCCACGGCTTCACCTCCCCGTTCACCGCGTCCACCACCCAGAGGCCGAAGAGCGCCCCCGCCTGTAGCAGCAGTCCCGTTTCCTCAGCATACACCGCCTCGCGCCTGCCCTCCACCAGCCACCGCTGTGGGTTGTCTGTATAAAATCTGAAACTGGACCGTTCAGGTTGGCCGAAGCAGTCATATACCGCAATCCACACCCTTAGCTCCGCCTGCGGCCCCTGCACCGTCGACGGGTAGTTAGGCGCCGTCGAAAGGCTGCATTCCGCCGCCGCGTCAATGGCCAGCCTGTCCAAGGGCGAGACCAGCCCGGACATGGCGTCCACCTGCCACAGGCCGAACTGTGTGGCGTCCGACTTCCCCTCCACAATCCACTTTCCCGCTCCGTACTCATACGCAAAGAAGTTGCCCAGTTCAGGAAAAGTGCCATAGCAGCTATACGCCTTCAGCCACACCTCCATCTCCGCCTGATTCTTTGAGCCGATAGCAGGCACAGGGACAGGAGGCAGCGAGGAAATAATGGACATCTGTGGCGGCACCGGGCCTTTGCTCAACACGCTGGCCGGCTCCGAACACACCACCCCCGCCTCCAATAGCCGCGACGACGTTGCGTCCGCCGGCGCTACCGTTCCCGTATCGTCTGTCACGTGGTACTGGCCAAAAGTCAGCGTACCCTCTGCGCCAGTCACTCCTACCCTCCACTTCCGCTCCTCCGACGAATAGTCGCTGGTCAGCGACAGCTCCAGCTTGTTGCCCGCAGCGCCCAGCTGGTCGGCGCACTCCCTGACCTCCAGGTACACCAGTTGTGTAACCTCCGCCGTGCTCAAGCTGGTTGCCGGCGCGGGCGTGGGCGATGGTGTGCTGAGAAACTGTGCCAGAGGCCGGGGCGTCGGTGATGGCCGGGGAGTCGCGGTCGGAGTCGGCGTGGGGACCGGTGTCGATGTCCTGGCTGTCGGCGTAATCTGTGTCGACGCCAGCGGCACGGTAGATTCCTCCCCGCCTACAAACCCGCACCCCGCCATCAGCGTCACGCCCAATACCGCCATGAAAAAATAGGCCAGCCCGGAAATCTCATAACGCTCCTTGGGTTATTCGGCATTTCCGCACGGACTTGCAATCTTCGTGGAAATGGCCTATGAACATATCCACCGACTATCCTTGTAAGTCTATATATCTTCTGCGAGATCATAATCGTACTTTAGTTCACCACCGTAACCGTACTTTAGTCCCAAAACCGCCATAACCGAGGGATAAAAACATGCCAAACGACTACCTGGACCACCTCTCCCAATTCGCCGCCTCCCTCTCTTGGGACCGCCTCCCAGGCTCCGCCCGCTCCGCCGCCAAAGACGTTGCCCTCGACACCATCGGTGCCATCCTGGCGGGCTGCCGCCTTCCCGAAAACGCCGCCCTCGCGCGCTTCGCATCCTCCCAGGGCGGCGGCCCCGCCATCATCCTCGGCCACGGCTACAAAGCCCAGCCCATGTTCGCCGCCCTCGCCAACGCTACCGCCGGCGTTGCCATGGAGGTGGATGAAGGTACCCGCCTCGGCGGTGGCCACCCCGCCATACACACCCTCCCCGGCGCCCTAGCAGTCGCTGAGGAAAAAGGCCTCGGCGGCAAAAAGCTCCTGGAAGCCTTAGTCGCCGGCTACGAAGTCTCCTCGCGCATCGGCGGCGCCACCGTGGCAAAACCCATCGTCCACTCCCACGGCACCTGGGGTACCATTGGCACCGCTGTGGCCGTAGCCCGCCTCCTGGATTTCGACGCTCCCAAAATGCGGCAGGTCATCAACCTCGCCGCCTCCATGACCCCCGCCAACACCTGGACCCCCTGCTACGAGGGTGCCACCATTCGCAACGTCTACCCCGGCCGCTCAGGTATGCAGGGCATCCTGGCCGTCCACCTCCAGCAGTGCGGTTTCACCGGCCTCCGCGACGGCCCCTCCGACGTCTACGGCCGCCTCCTGGCCGACAGCTTCGACCCCCAGGCCGCCGTCGTCGGTCTGGGCAAACCGCCCTATCGTATCGAACAGAACTATTTCAAGTTCCACGCCTGCTGCCTCTTCAACCACCCCACCCTGGACGCCATCGCCGCCCTTCTCCAGGACCGCCCCTTCACGCCCGCAGACGTTAAGTCGATAAAAGTCACCACTGTCCCCCCGGCCTCCCAGATGGGCGGGCCCTATCCCCCCAACCGGCTCTCCGCCAAGTTCAACATCCCCTACGCCGTCGCTTCCCTCATCGTCAACCACCGCAGCGACATCCCCGCCTTCGAGCCTGCCGCCATCGACAACCCTCAAATAAAGCAGCTCGCCGCCAAAATCTCCCTCTCCACCGACGCCAAAATGAGCCTCCGCGATCCTAAAGGCCCCGTCGCCGCCGTCTCCATCGCCCTCAACAACGGCCATACCTTGGACCGCGACGCCGCAGTCCATCACGGCGACTTCCAGTCCCCCCGCCCTAGACAGTCCCTGGTGGACAAATTCCTGAACTTCGCCCGTCCCACCTGCGGCCAGGACGGCTCCAATTACGCCCTCATGGCCTTGGAAAAACTTGAAGACCTCCCCAACGTCCGCCAGCTAACCCTGTATCTGGGCTAAAGCCTCCTTCTATTTAATAAAAAGTCCCATTCTGCCGCATTATTCATGGCCTTTCAGGAAGGACACAATCCTCAGCCTTACCGAAGCTCTCGAATGGTGGGGCCGGGATTGTCTCTCAGGTTCCCCTTCTCTCCTATTGCAAAGGAGAAGAAGGGGCTAGGGGATGATGAGGTGATCTTACTTTCTCTTCCCCTTCCAGCAGGAAGGGGCCAGGGGATGGTATCCCGCTTATGAATGACGATAGCTATGCAAGTCCGACAGTACGCAGGGATACTAGGGCCGCTTCCCCCTCACCGCCCTCCACTCCCCCTCCAGCATACTCATCTGATACAAACTCCAGTACCCGTCCCCCATCGCCCGGCTCTCCCGGTGCAGCCCCTCATCCACAAACCCCAACCCTTTGTACAGCTTAATCGCCGGCGTATTGAAATCGAACACCACCAGGTCTATCCGATGCAGCCCCATCTCCCCAAACCCTATTTCCATCGCCTGCTTAACAATCTCCTTGCTCAACCCTTTCCCTCGATACTCCCGCTCCCCCACCAGCACCCTAGACATCCTCGCCGACCTGTTCTTCCTGTCGATATTCCCTAGCTCGAT from SAR202 cluster bacterium includes:
- a CDS encoding CsbD family protein, with amino-acid sequence MNKNQTKGKTREMKGKFKEGMGRVKGDDADKTEGKVDQFAGKAQKKVGDVQKNVDDAKKKFRK
- a CDS encoding MFS transporter codes for the protein MPEGNPKATAALIREATNRREAGLRFYLNTSLLAFGLAALSTSLGQVILPFRVLDLAPESLKNTYLGILTFAGMAVAMAVQPAIGYLSDRGLLPGGRRRPYIIAGVGVAVVAAPLVGLATSFAVLVIGVVLVQAGLNAAQNPYDALIKDQSPAEQRGRVSSVRAMAGAVGAVLLVVAAGVLMDGHSEGERDVWLWASLALPVGLLLAVAAWTWATLREKEVGTGEVETGEIQKVEGAHPQLGRLLAAGFLFALAGGVLQTYTLFFLRDVVGLENPASALGVLAAVVGGTVALTLWPAGFLADRVGRRPLLMASAAMGSAGSFLFLAATNLPQIMAIGVLMGAAVGIFMSAGRAMITDMVSRAKAAHQLGIANLALLAGLAASKGGGAAIDGLNRWQDDLGYNALLAVCGACFLAGGIMVATLKAASPADEEGGLTHRSGALL
- a CDS encoding amidohydrolase gives rise to the protein MTKNRIISSDSHVVEPPNLWEDRMDKRKWGNLTPHLGNDGGKYDWWFVGDRRAAATGAVAAAGKRFERPEDIIQAGIYKDIRPGAFIPSEHVKDMDVDGVYGGVVYPSAGLAFFGLEDTRLVRAIFSAYNDWLANFCAHYPERIKGVGAVVLDDDIGSAVEDMEGVTRKGLAGVMISSFPRTGERYYLPKYEPFWAAAEELNAPLSLHVTTNRFGGPQILKEGRQALNATDRCNNDYFVRQSLGDIVYSGVLERHPKLKIVSVEHELGWIPFFTSRMDVYYRDRPDVATYRFKDGAVPSDFMKRQVYHGFQEDVLGIELRHHIGVTQMLWGSDYPHAESTFPRSREILDQILEGVPEGERRLIEGGNSARVYGFKQA
- a CDS encoding DUF385 domain-containing protein is translated as MDKAVQQALKNDRTIDITTRGRKSGKRRKTEIWFYNIGGRLFICGPGGKRDWYANMLAHPAITFHLKESATADLPATAVPITDPKERRQIFDAILKILDQPEDLDDWTRSGPLVEIKLKNL
- a CDS encoding amidohydrolase family protein; protein product: MPNTSHVDTIVRGGQVVTATEVFDAAIAISGEKIAAIGPEHLLPKADKYIDATGKYVLPGLIDCHVHLDRCDSYQLGSIAAAHSGLTTIIPFGTYNIDKQETIPQAAHRLREEINATSVVDVGFHFIVAHTPYALKGIPEAMKMGITSYKMFMTYKKNAHRMCPDDYLCEAMELVSKGGGLVQLHCESGNIIDFLENKLLGGGCVHPTCFPQACPDWAEEEAINRAVKMAAVTNCPIYVVHLSSSVGLERIKQAQAAGQRVWTETCPQYLLLSDEQMAKVGPLAKIGPPLRPKDGPDQPALWKGLEMGYISAIGSDHAPNFPEVKKPGWDNIWTGPDGIPIPFGAPGVETVAPLAFSEGVSKRNLPPTWLARVMSENPARIFGLYPKKGAIRVGSDADLTIIDPKDNFTVRATEHHGNSKYTLFEGWPVQGKAWMTLLRGKVLLNQGKLEQKPGYGKFVPAGGPMPPLGGPAR
- a CDS encoding MmgE/PrpD family protein, encoding MPNDYLDHLSQFAASLSWDRLPGSARSAAKDVALDTIGAILAGCRLPENAALARFASSQGGGPAIILGHGYKAQPMFAALANATAGVAMEVDEGTRLGGGHPAIHTLPGALAVAEEKGLGGKKLLEALVAGYEVSSRIGGATVAKPIVHSHGTWGTIGTAVAVARLLDFDAPKMRQVINLAASMTPANTWTPCYEGATIRNVYPGRSGMQGILAVHLQQCGFTGLRDGPSDVYGRLLADSFDPQAAVVGLGKPPYRIEQNYFKFHACCLFNHPTLDAIAALLQDRPFTPADVKSIKVTTVPPASQMGGPYPPNRLSAKFNIPYAVASLIVNHRSDIPAFEPAAIDNPQIKQLAAKISLSTDAKMSLRDPKGPVAAVSIALNNGHTLDRDAAVHHGDFQSPRPRQSLVDKFLNFARPTCGQDGSNYALMALEKLEDLPNVRQLTLYLG
- a CDS encoding GNAT family N-acetyltransferase, producing the protein MIKLERFEKSDIKRLLGWVHSAEELLQWSGPAYNWPLDEKQLEANLQGAMTNPPSRMIWKAVDTDTGKVFGHIELGNIDRKNRSARMSRVLVGEREYRGKGLSKEIVKQAMEIGFGEMGLHRIDLVVFDFNTPAIKLYKGLGFVDEGLHRESRAMGDGYWSLYQMSMLEGEWRAVRGKRP